A segment of the Biomphalaria glabrata chromosome 18, xgBioGlab47.1, whole genome shotgun sequence genome:
GACCCCCCCCCAGACGGACAATGCTTCACATAAGACacaatatgcaggtcacaactagGTTAGTGTTGCCACGTtaaatagacccccccccccccagacggACAATGCTTCACATAAGGCacaatatgcaggtcacaactagGTTAGTGTTGCCATGttaaatactgcactcatccttaagcTTCGGAACCGAAGATAGTGCCTACATTTTAAGCTTGAATGGCTCCCCAACTGAGGATCATCAACCATCAAATTCTAATATCAACTAGCTCAATAATAGAGTCTTgagtatcatcatcatcatctattCCTTATATTTTTGTCGTTGGTATGTTGCGACAGTTCACGtcaccaaatccctccacttttcctggtcagcagctgttcttagctgGACATCAAGAGAGTGtctggtccattcttttatgttatccagccagctttaattctgacgaccctttcttcgtactccctccactgtaccatgaagaggattttttaaaacaaagtgagTCATGTTTTACAATGTGACAAAAcaagctcagctttcgtctccaCAGTAGTGAGGAGTCTGTCCTTGACTTGTAACAGTACACATTTCCTGGTATCATATACCAACATTTTTCAGTAGCATTTAGTCTCAAAGGCTTGAACTCTTCTTTTTGTCCCAGTGATGAACGTTCACTGCCATATAGAAGTTCAGAGAACACTAGCGAAGAAAACAGCTTCAATTTCACTTGGGAGCAGATGTTACTTACTATTCCAGATTTCGCTAATAACAGCAGATGCCAAGCTAAAGCGGGGTATTGTCTACTTTACTGCACAATAACTACAATTCACTGTACGATATTGGTACTATCTTCCTTGGTATCTTTTTTTGTGTCAAATAGCAACAAAAATAATCTCGAGGTACTTGATTAACAATGAAACTAGATGCTCTCTTTCTTCTTATAAAACTTTCAGAGGTTATCAACTATTTTCTCAATCCAAGAGATTGTGATTTATTATTAActatacggttcagaaacttggagagtcactaaaacaaatatggaaaagctccagacttttgttaacagatgcctacgccggatattaggaattaggtggccagaaaagataacttctatcgatttgtgggagagaactagacaaaaagcccatagcccagcggttctcaaccttttaagctcggcgacccctttttacaatctctcACTATGCcgcgactcccccccccccacagcaaTGGAAGAATAAACCAAAACAAAccttattttcgatggtcttaggcgacccctggcaaatcgttaatcgacccccaaaggggtcgcaacccacaggttgagaacccctgccataGCCcaggacatcacaaaacgaaaatgaagctggataggacacatcctgcaaaaccagctaccaatgttgcaaggcaggcacttgactggtaCCCAcaaggaaagtgggcagacccaagcaaacctggaagaggtcagtcatcagtgaagctgagggtactggaatgacatgggagcaaatgaagaaagctgctcagaaccgagttcggtggagaggtgtggttgcggccctatgatCCCCTGgaagtgcacaggattaagttaTAAACTGCACGTTCTTATTTGGGATCACCCTAGCTTCCATGTGGTCCCTTGAGTTGAAGCAACCTAAGCAAATAATGCATATTCTACTGCTGGTCTAAGGCTAAGTATATACTGGTACCGGTAGGTGTCTAGGACCACGACAAATGATCAGTTTTGCTCTAAGTTTATTACATGTTTAACCAATAGACAGAAATGTTGCCATTAATTCAAACATTCTCATTGAATAACTCAATTTTAGTTGGCTAAACAAGAAACTAATAATTTGGACACGGCCTATAGCATAATGGAACTATCCATTTATAACTGTTGCAATAAAAGGTGTGCACTAATaattttgaaacataaaatatgGAATAAGATCTGTACTtgatacaaaattaataaaaatttacaatGTACGAACGTTTATCGTTATTTAAGATAACAAACATAATAATCTCATTAGTTTTTAAACAAGTTTCTAAATCATTTGCACAGATTCATAATTACATAAATATGATTATAAAACTCGTCAATGTATTCCCCTTTGTTAAAGTGCAGTAATAAGTAACTTCATATTAAACTCTTTAAGTTCAAATTCTGTTCATAGCTGACTACTATAAATGTATaacataaaccaaaaaaaaagaatgtaggCACTGATTATCTCCCCTACACATAAAGTACATGTATTATTGTTTCCTAAACTTAGCATTAAATGGAATGATGCAGTACATAACTCCAGCATTTATAACtgaatagcttttttttaatgtaatcttTTCTATAATGTAAGTAAAGTACACTAGAAGTCCAGTACAGTATAAATAAGTataagccttcaggacagaaggctcaaaagtaaagtagcaatcatacataaaacactgaaccataatcttcaaatacaaaaacaaaatttaataaaatactctgaaagacacaaagataaaggcacattcctcgtcccatatgctaggacaaatttgtacaaatactccttcttccctagtgctattagagcatggaatgggttgcctgagctagccaggaaaaccagtgacttggcagaatttaagtcattggttaatatgcatgactaaatgcatgacgcgtaggacgtaatcatcttcttttttgaagtaacgtctgtattatataagataagataagataaaaaaataaataaggaagGTTTAAACGTAAGGGCCTCCATAGATGGTAGATTTCCACCATGTAAGTCCACTATACcccaaacaataaacaaatgcTCCAAGACAGCCTTCACATGCATTGGTAGAGTATGTAAACTGATAGTATGGTTTCTTGCCTCCTACCAGGATTTTTTCCTTCCATTTGCCAAGGCTGACATGCTTGGGTAGTCCATGGGGATGAGACACAAAAACTGCTAATTTGTCTACATCTTTTAATCTCTCTAACTCCTTATCTAGTTTCTTAAGACTAAAATCCATCAGTTCTAATGAGTTCTTTAGTTTGTCTGCTATTTGAGGATCACAGATTGTACATTTTATCCTACACAGATCCATTTCAGTGCTAGAGTTAGCCATAGTAAAGCTGTTAAGATATGACTCATGACTATTATAGGAATCATAAAACAGCATACAGTTAGCAGAATTGGCCTCAGTGTTATCAAAGATGAGCTGTTTGGCTGTTTGCACCGTGGCCTCCCACCACTCTTGCTTAGGTGTGGGTGAGTATTTGCACTCATTGCATGGGCAAGTTGTCAGCTTTTTATGTATGCTCCCACCTTGTCTCACTCCTCTTGTAATTTTTTCTAGGCCACAAACTATCCCACTTCCAAGCCGTCCGCTTTTGCCAGTAGGATATGGCTTATTGATGTGCTGGGGCCACACTGCAGGCCGGCCAGGGCTCACCAAGGAGACTGTCACTTTAACTGTTAAGTCAGCCATTGCTTGAATGGCTGTACTTaaatttttttgataatcaacaGGCAAATGTTCCCTTTTCAAATTCTGCACAGGTATAAAGCCAGTGTGGCAAGGATTTTGTGAACACTCTTTGAAATTTAAGAGATtatctgtaaaaaaacaaagccattattttttcaacaatttaattaaaacaatataaaatatatgttaCAGCTAATGCTATAAATCTAGCTTCTCTAGCTACAAAAGGGAGTGCCCTCTGAGAAGAGTAAATTATTGAAAGCAGCTCATCAACCTCAAAATTCAAACATGAAATATTTTATCCCTTAAGGAAGAGTCAGACATATTTAAGAGAAATTAAACTACATGCTTTTTCATTTAGAGAAACAATGAATACAGTTCAttaatattatctttttttccccctcctttTCATTTTAATAGTGTTACGCTTCAAGCTGTTTGACTGTTATGATTTGTtaagttttataaaaattaattttctgggttaaaaaaatattgtttgattACCTTCCATTGGAGTAATGGTCCCTGATTTTGATAGGTCTTCAGTTAGCAAATTAAATGATCTCTCTGAAatataagatttaaaatattaaaaaaatattttaaattacatttttattatagaATAGAACCACTAAAATTAGGCATgtgttatatttaaaatactaaCCCAAATTATTCTCATTAATTGCAGCTTTCTCAAATGTTGTCAGATTgcctataaatataaaaaagattatagatttaaaaaccTGACAGTAAAGACAGTAATTCTTAGGAGTAAAATTTACATGTTTCATACATGGGGGTCAAGTATAAATGACAAGTTTTTGGTGTATCTAGTAAACAGAATCTGGAAGTATTCATATCATAGTTTGTATTTCATATATATGATTTGCATACCATACTCAaagtaaattttattatttagttagCAACAGTGATCTTTACATATGGTGTCCTAGACATtgcatatttcttttttttattttctttttttatttcatttttttttttgcattaacaTTTATACTTAGTTTTTTTAGAGTAAAAATCTCCAATATAAAAAGTTGTAATTATATtggtcagtaaaaaaaaaaaaaaaaaaaagccatttggttctctcaacaaaaaaacattttgttgattcttactcccccccccttttttaattaTACTTTCATCATAGAATTTTCAGCTatatattatgcataaattatatattataattattataaattattcagATATGACTAATAGCTACATTaacatagaaaaacaaaaactttagaCAAGTAATTCTTACATGATTCTGTTCTAGTTTTATCCAATTCACAAATCTTCAAGTGTTCATCTACAGATAGATCAAATGTTAACCTTAAAATTAGATactaacattgaaaatattcaaatagtgacaagctttttttcttctaaagatTTTTCGAACTAAAATTAAGCTTTTGAAACTTCAAAGACGAACATGCAATGTATGAGATAAAGACACAAACCACGTTCTTGaataagttgtttgtttttgttttccatcTCTTCCATACGGCTCAAGCATTGagctaaaaaaatgtacacaataACACAAAATTGTATAAACGTTAAAACAGTGTCTATAAAAAGCTTaacaaatatacaaaacaaaaaaaacattaaaaaatgctatttttaaaaatagtaatacaGTATTATAAAACTACActgaaaagaaaattgttagagccttTTTCAAGATCTGTGTCCACATTTTCCATCAAGGTTTGAGTTgaaaagaggtattgtaaaaaagaaaactaaacctACCCAGAAAACAAAAGcgaaatatatatatgcataaatatactagactttataatattctaatgatagttcttcggctctagacctagaagacagtgtgtaaaatagttttaaaaattaacttataaaactcTTGAATATTATAAAGCCTACATGTGGAAATACCTGAAGAAGTTCAAGATCACATTTTcaagttctctagccaaatttaaatttatttctttttatactttgaaaaattataacagtcgaCTAGAGTTTTCTAATgtactattaatttttttcctaaaGATATGTCAATGACAAATCATTAGAGCCATTTTCAAGATTTGTGTCCAAGTTTTTCCCACCCACCCAGAAGGTTTTTTCAACAAGTTTTTTTCACAAAGGAACAAGTTGAGTAGAGGTATTGTGATTAAAACTTTTGTTCTTCAAAATGAAATCattaatttaaaatcccagtaataatggtaataaaaaaacattaaaaaacacagAGACTAACCAAGTTCATCTTTGAGAATTGTATTTTCTTCTAGTAGTAGTTGCATAGAAAAGCTGTTGGCACCTGTAAATTATTTGATTGatgacattattattttatgtttatgttaattttatcaagtaatataataattaaaaaaaaattgaatttctaCCTTAAATTGGATTAGTTTGGATGGGATCTGATCAAATTTGATTGtcattgatttaataaaattggaTCAAGTCATTATAATGAAAAATGAGCTAGTATTGGTAAAAACAATTCTTGTATAAGCTTAATGTATTTGGTGGAGAGTGTGATTTTTACTTTAGAATTTTTAGGATTCCCAGAGTCCACCCTATTCAAAttggtacttgacattagttggggaaaatttgaaattgttgtttttttataacacaACTTTCATGATGGTCAGAGTGTtatggtctaatctcttttgtggaccagtaggggTAGTGGGTATCTGGGGAAGTTTTCTGTGCtaagcaaacacaactctgcttaaGTCAGAATACAAACTCAATCCCCCTTGATAGATAGCCAAGCATTAAGCATTATTTGCCCCTCAGCCACAGATTTCCATTTAAGTCAATGAAAAATGAAACCTTCAACTGTGATGGATGaaaattttaatgtattttattttctaagcaaaataaaaataactgcaATCCATCTGAAACATACAATTATTCAGAATCATAATGCACCTGTAATATAATTGTCATTATTCAAGAGATCTTGGATTTTAGGTCTTTCTGACGAATTGACTTTCAACAATTTCTGAAGAAATTCCATTGATGCTACAGGCAGATCACATTTTAAATGATTCAAAGGAGTTTCTTCTGCTTTGTACAGTACATACTGAACTTGTTGATACTCTATTTTAGAAAAAGGCATTTCTCCTGTCAGCATTTCCAGCACTACACAGCCTAATGCCCTGAAATTTGAGATAGAAAATATTTGGCATGAATGTCTattaaaagaagcttattttacttttattactATGGTCATCTGTGGGGTGAACATTTTACTTAGACTtggacttaggtcctcccgcaccattcggcgcattgggcggcaagctgtctccataatgatctgtcactggcaatgtctgaagcctcctcccacctggtgtccactgttctgaggtcctccatgtaGGTGTGTcaccaggtaatacgaggacatccctgtttgcgctttcctcattttggcttccatgttatcgcaactcttggtgtgcgtaattcattttgacgtagaacatgtcccgcaaacctcatgcgacgctcagtcacaacctcactaagtgttcttctcccagttcggcataggatttccttgtttgagatctggtctgtgtaactgactcccaaaatccgtctcagccatctctgttgagccacatttagtcttttctcaa
Coding sequences within it:
- the LOC106072801 gene encoding serine/threonine-protein kinase pakH-like is translated as MAWCKQGLGDDALTAFIFKGDGDKHEDNWKKLEKIGVGAYGEVFKAKVQLAANECEIAVKQIHIDKENAKKSAETELNAYNKLSHERIVKFYGFCSYDFEMFIFMEYMHLGSLASYIGKNGALKEDHVRHFSRQLVEGINYLHNKNVIHRDIKSVNILMKDKGNVKLTDFGICKILEDVSKASTTNIGTIRYMAPEMSQPNYGHSVDIWALGCVVLEMLTGEMPFSKIEYQQVQYVLYKAEETPLNHLKCDLPVASMEFLQKLLKVNSSERPKIQDLLNNDNYITGANSFSMQLLLEENTILKDELAQCLSRMEEMENKNKQLIQERDEHLKICELDKTRTESCNLTTFEKAAINENNLERSFNLLTEDLSKSGTITPMEDNLLNFKECSQNPCHTGFIPVQNLKREHLPVDYQKNLSTAIQAMADLTVKVTVSLVSPGRPAVWPQHINKPYPTGKSGRLGSGIVCGLEKITRGVRQGGSIHKKLTTCPCNECKYSPTPKQEWWEATVQTAKQLIFDNTEANSANCMLFYDSYNSHESYLNSFTMANSSTEMDLCRIKCTICDPQIADKLKNSLELMDFSLKKLDKELERLKDVDKLAVFVSHPHGLPKHVSLGKWKEKILVGGKKPYYQFTYSTNACEGCLGAFVYCLGYSGLTWWKSTIYGGPYV